From a single Paenibacillus sp. FSL W8-0426 genomic region:
- a CDS encoding methyltransferase domain-containing protein, protein MAGFNWLAERATRPELMDEPAMGAGTELRQAHRHLRWLNHIFAASRPTLYGIQRLWVHAGKPETLSIADIGAGAGDINRRILRWADGNRIDMTIELIDLTMEACEEAKVLFADEPRIRVRQHDVFELDKGSADIVTCAQFLHHFHEEDVPRVVTRMLDISRIGLAINDIHRHWLAWAAVWMTTRLISRNRYIRHDGPLSVAKGFRGSDWERLRAVLPDGQAMQYAWRPLFRYAVILPKMSTAWGKGAGIQQ, encoded by the coding sequence ATGGCCGGCTTTAACTGGTTGGCAGAAAGAGCGACCCGACCGGAACTCATGGATGAACCGGCCATGGGTGCAGGAACGGAACTCAGGCAGGCTCACCGCCATCTGCGGTGGCTGAATCACATTTTTGCCGCTTCGCGCCCCACCTTGTACGGCATACAACGCCTTTGGGTGCATGCTGGTAAACCGGAGACGTTGTCCATCGCAGATATCGGCGCAGGTGCCGGAGACATCAACCGCCGCATCTTGCGCTGGGCAGACGGCAACCGCATTGACATGACCATCGAGCTGATCGATTTGACCATGGAGGCCTGTGAAGAGGCGAAGGTTTTATTCGCCGATGAACCGCGGATCAGGGTCAGGCAGCATGACGTTTTCGAGCTGGACAAAGGCAGTGCCGATATTGTGACCTGTGCGCAATTTCTGCATCATTTTCATGAGGAAGACGTTCCGCGCGTAGTCACTCGTATGCTGGACATATCCCGGATCGGACTGGCCATCAACGACATTCATCGCCACTGGTTGGCGTGGGCCGCCGTGTGGATGACAACCAGGCTGATTTCGCGAAACCGCTATATCCGTCACGACGGTCCGCTATCGGTGGCCAAAGGGTTTCGCGGAAGCGACTGGGAACGATTGCGTGCCGTCCTGCCTGACGGTCAAGCCATGCAATACGCTTGGCGGCCGTTGTTCAGATATGCGGTCATTCTGCCAAAGATGAGCACAGCATGGGGGAAGGGAGCCGGAATTCAACAGTGA
- a CDS encoding flavin reductase family protein translates to MTHTLDPQQLTQKENYKLMSGSVVPRPIAFVTTRTEDGQTINAAPFSFFNVVSSDPPILSISIQRKAGGMKDTARNVLAGKELVVHICDESIVPDMNETAALLEPHESELERTSLTTVPSKAVDVPGIAEALIRMECRLHQHIPILNDEGTVVTDLLLVRIVQYHFDEKVYDPSTGYILMDHLKPVSRLAGNDYAKLGERFTVVRPV, encoded by the coding sequence ATGACACATACTTTAGATCCACAGCAATTGACGCAGAAGGAAAATTACAAACTGATGAGCGGATCGGTCGTGCCTCGTCCCATTGCCTTTGTCACAACGAGGACAGAGGACGGGCAGACGATCAATGCCGCGCCGTTCAGCTTTTTTAATGTGGTGAGCTCCGATCCGCCGATTCTGTCGATATCGATTCAGCGCAAGGCAGGGGGCATGAAGGATACGGCAAGGAACGTGCTGGCCGGCAAGGAACTCGTTGTGCACATTTGTGACGAATCGATCGTCCCGGACATGAACGAAACGGCAGCGCTGCTCGAGCCGCATGAGAGTGAGCTTGAGCGGACCAGCCTGACGACCGTACCGAGCAAGGCTGTAGATGTGCCCGGCATCGCCGAGGCATTGATCCGCATGGAGTGCCGCCTGCATCAGCACATTCCGATTTTGAATGATGAAGGCACAGTGGTCACTGACCTGCTGCTTGTGCGGATCGTTCAATATCATTTTGACGAGAAGGTATACGATCCGTCGACCGGGTACATTTTGATGGACCACTTGAAGCCCGTGAGCCGGCTAGCCGGAAACGATTATGCCAAGCTTGGCGAGCGGTTTACGGTGGTAAGACCGGTATAG
- a CDS encoding type III polyketide synthase yields MNQHAGMASAGILGIGTALPEHRIEQKDVASRLAVALADEPDSRRWAKRIFNQCGVETRYTCEPNLLEPVEGCRYLYSTSSENVPLTRERMDKYKAAAIPLGMEAATRALEDAAVAPAEISHLITVSCTGQFLPGLDVRIVQQLELHPGVQRIPLVFQGCAAGLKAIQMANAIVRSDPNAKALIVCVELCTLHFQPSAKRDDLYAASFFGDGASACIVGSADFGNGDLFELGEGDSVLLPACSEEMIWEVGNTGFDLYLSPQIPRLLEHHLGKAAERVLARGERPDIWAIHPGGRGIVDAVQKLYGLSDEQVSYSRSILRDYGNLSSVTIMFVLHAIREGYRNTLQTSRGIALAFGPGITAEMLPFTYVPSRVPEPEPVHHGRL; encoded by the coding sequence ATGAACCAGCATGCAGGGATGGCGAGCGCCGGAATTCTGGGCATCGGGACGGCGCTGCCGGAGCATCGCATCGAACAGAAGGACGTTGCGTCAAGGTTAGCCGTGGCATTGGCGGACGAGCCTGATTCCAGAAGGTGGGCGAAAAGGATTTTCAATCAGTGCGGCGTTGAAACGAGGTATACGTGCGAGCCGAATTTGCTTGAACCGGTGGAGGGGTGCCGGTATTTGTATTCAACCTCATCAGAGAACGTTCCGCTGACCCGGGAACGCATGGACAAATACAAGGCGGCGGCCATTCCGCTTGGGATGGAGGCTGCCACCCGCGCGCTGGAGGACGCCGCGGTGGCTCCTGCCGAGATTAGCCACCTGATCACGGTGAGCTGCACAGGGCAGTTTCTGCCCGGCCTGGACGTACGGATCGTTCAACAGCTGGAGCTGCATCCCGGCGTACAGCGCATTCCGCTTGTGTTTCAAGGCTGCGCTGCCGGACTAAAGGCCATTCAAATGGCCAATGCCATCGTAAGATCAGACCCGAACGCCAAGGCGTTGATCGTGTGCGTGGAGCTCTGCACCTTGCATTTTCAACCATCGGCCAAGCGGGACGACCTGTATGCGGCATCGTTTTTCGGCGACGGCGCATCGGCGTGTATCGTGGGATCAGCGGACTTCGGAAACGGCGACCTGTTCGAATTGGGCGAGGGAGACTCCGTGCTTCTTCCTGCCTGCTCCGAAGAAATGATATGGGAAGTCGGCAATACCGGCTTTGATCTGTATCTGTCTCCGCAAATTCCAAGGCTGTTGGAACATCATCTCGGGAAGGCTGCGGAACGTGTGCTGGCGAGGGGTGAACGACCGGACATTTGGGCGATCCATCCGGGAGGCCGGGGCATCGTGGATGCCGTGCAGAAGCTGTACGGCTTGTCGGACGAGCAGGTTTCGTACAGCCGGAGCATATTGCGGGATTACGGCAACCTGTCGTCGGTCACGATTATGTTTGTACTTCATGCGATCAGAGAGGGCTACAGAAATACCCTCCAAACTTCCCGCGGCATTGCGCTTGCGTTCGGGCCGGGAATTACGGCCGAAATGTTGCCTTTTACCTACGTTCCATCCCGAGTGCCCGAACCGGAGCCTGTCCATCATGGCCGGCTTTAA
- a CDS encoding iron-hydroxamate ABC transporter substrate-binding protein: protein MFGKKQKMIMLLITVMVMSIWLAACGSKPAENGAATGENSSTATENNTASEGETKTEAPAEKTMTDAMGHEVVIPAHPERIIASYLEDHLVTLGVKPVAQWSVTNGTQDYLAKDLDGIPTISFDLPFEEVAGYSPDLIIIGSESQVEGGKYEQYSKIAPTYVLGDEINSDWRKALLKIGEILNKSAEAQKALDDYDVKAKEYKEKINAVTGGTKSAAAVWLVGGKFFIVSDNVSSGEVMYNELGLSEPDVVKEISATATGNWSSISLEKLAEMNVDYLFFVNSDKDAGAEALKDPVWQSIPAVKNGNLFEFTRSSSWLYSGLQANTQIMEDIQSSIVK, encoded by the coding sequence TTGTTCGGAAAAAAACAAAAGATGATCATGCTGCTGATTACGGTCATGGTCATGTCCATCTGGCTGGCAGCATGCGGGTCGAAGCCGGCAGAGAACGGCGCGGCAACCGGTGAAAATTCGTCGACAGCCACAGAGAACAATACCGCTTCCGAAGGAGAAACGAAGACTGAAGCTCCTGCAGAAAAAACGATGACGGACGCCATGGGTCACGAAGTCGTCATTCCGGCCCATCCGGAGCGCATTATCGCCTCTTATCTGGAAGACCATTTGGTAACGCTTGGCGTGAAACCTGTTGCTCAATGGTCCGTGACCAATGGCACCCAGGATTACTTGGCTAAGGATCTGGACGGCATTCCGACGATTTCCTTCGATCTTCCTTTTGAGGAAGTAGCGGGTTACAGCCCGGATCTGATCATTATCGGTTCGGAGAGCCAGGTTGAAGGCGGCAAATATGAACAATACAGCAAAATCGCTCCGACGTATGTGCTTGGCGACGAAATCAACAGTGATTGGCGCAAAGCGCTGCTGAAAATCGGCGAAATTTTGAACAAGAGCGCTGAAGCTCAAAAAGCGCTTGATGACTATGATGTGAAAGCCAAAGAATACAAAGAAAAAATCAATGCGGTAACCGGGGGTACGAAATCTGCTGCAGCAGTTTGGCTGGTGGGCGGCAAGTTCTTCATCGTCAGCGACAATGTATCCAGCGGTGAAGTGATGTACAACGAGCTTGGCTTGTCCGAGCCTGACGTGGTGAAAGAAATTTCGGCTACGGCTACAGGCAACTGGTCCTCGATTTCGTTGGAGAAGCTGGCAGAGATGAACGTGGACTACCTGTTCTTTGTGAACAGCGACAAGGATGCGGGGGCAGAAGCGCTGAAAGATCCAGTGTGGCAGAGCATCCCGGCGGTGAAAAACGGCAATCTCTTCGAATTTACGCGTTCCAGCAGCTGGCTGTACAGCGGTTTGCAAGCCAACACGCAAATCATGGAAGATATTCAAAGCAGCATCGTAAAATAA